From Onychostoma macrolepis isolate SWU-2019 chromosome 05, ASM1243209v1, whole genome shotgun sequence, one genomic window encodes:
- the abca2 gene encoding ATP-binding cassette sub-family A member 2 isoform X3, protein MEDSLLSRWVLAFEIFIPLVLFFILLGLRQKKPAIPVKEAFYSAAPLTSAGIIPIMQSLCPDGQRDEFGFLQYKNSTVTQLLERISEVVEQNHLFTSDRPSLGEELESLQQHLESLSSAQGPLESHYNTSHGFTVGSVLRNQSMFQQFLIRNLSLPNDTASLLLSSPINLKEVYNLIFGTYPKVGSKVGEKDEGQHEPHSPGEKLVQLEKQLLGGWRSLEGGLIQKALRDPTKAAHRQALLKVLSQALGIAGGGGGQKFDPQALREMEGILLTGAVLETLTCGEGGNSEISKILLVPEKQQAVLQAYQMTVCGGRAEQRTELFGKLSEELRDQIDTQRVFDQLRLEQSNISGLLDQSHLGALLKNLEDVERLLRDVDLLSGLARLLPKGACAGHQPPPIANTTSWSSNTTTWGPNTTDSTVEEGEGTAGNEAEAENPRSQFSAFVQLWAGLQPILCGNNRIIEPEALKQGNMSSLGFTSKEQRNLGLLVHLMTTNPKILYSPIGSEVDKVIQKANETFAFVGNVTHYARVWLNISAELRAFLEEGKLHNHLMWLQQFIADLKKHHELLNVSDSELMNSLLEENFTLPNTTTLLEQLHTIDNAACGWTNFMSKVSVDIFRGFPDEESIVNYTLNQAYRDNVSVFASVIFQTNKDGSLPPHVMYKIRQNSSFTEKTNEIRRAYWRPGPNTGGKFYFLYGFVWIQDMIERAIINTFVGHDVVEPGNYVQMFPYPCYTRDDFLFVIEHMMPLCMVISWVYSVAMMIQHIVAEKEQRLKEVMKMMGLNNAVHWVAWFITGFVQLSISVTALTAILKYGKVLLHSDPFIIWLFLTIYAVATIMFCFLVSVLYSKAKLASACGGIIYFLSYVPYMYVAIREEVAHDKITAFEKCIASLMSTTAFGLGSKYFALYEVAGVGIQWRTINQSPVEGDDFNLLLSMVMLTIDAIVYGVLTWYIEAVHPGMYGLPRPWYFPLQKSYWLGSGRIETWDWPWGGSTRLSVMEEDQACAMEHRRSEETRGIEEEPSHLPLVVCIDKLTKVYKTGSKLALNKLSLNLHENQVVSFLGHNGAGKTTTMSILTGLFPPTSGSATIYGHDIRTDMERIRQNLGMCPQHNVLFDKLSVEEHLWFYSRLKGMAEEDIRKEMDKMIEDLELSNKRHSLVQTLSGGMKRKLSVAIAFVGGSRAVILDEPTAGVDPYARRAIWDLILKYKQGRTILLSTHHMDEADLLGDRIAIISHGKLKCCGSPLFLKSTYGDGYKLTLVKKQSDSHTADQSSQSPASSISPCSESRVTQFIRQYVASCLLVSDSNTELSYVLPSEAVKKGCFERLFQVLEQSLDSLALTSFGVMDTTLEEVFLKVSEEDLSLENSDADMKDSPGGASAGKPSNLLGGPQCEGAPAATVIRPEVELSNLMMCSRLSPSQASLQSGSSLGSVRGDEGGLYSDFYGDYCPLFDNGQDPDSASLRDEESSSEPTIHEGQGSFKLEGWWLKLRQFHGLIVKRFHCAKRNTKGIFSQILLPAFFVCVAMTVALSVPEIGDLPPLMLSPSQYHNYTQPRGNFIPYANEDRLQYRSKLSPDASPQRIVNTLRLPSGVGATCVLKTPFNSTLDQLAQTLNPYANNSKTLAARYFDSMCLDSFTQGVPLSNFVPPPPSPAPSDDPDAHFEDGLWNYTAAPPTTVREMATSPPTLPLTIREPVRCICSMQGTGFSCPSGVGGRPPLMKVVTGDILVDITGRNVSEYLLYTSDRLRLHRYGGFTVGNIQKSVSASFGRKTPPMVRKIAVRRSSQVLYNNKGYHSMPTYLNVLNNAILRANLPSSKGNPAAYGITVTNHPMNRTSASLSLDYLLQGTDVVIAIFIIVAMSFVPASFVVFLVAEKSTKAKHLQFVSGCDPVTYWLANYIWDMLNYLVPATCCVLILFVFDLPAYTSPTNFPAVLSLFLLYGWSITPIMYPASFWFEVPSTAYVFLIVINLFIGITATVATFLLQLFERDKDLKLVNSYLKSCFLIFPNYNLGHGLMEMAYNEYINEYYAKIGQFDKVKSPFEWDIVTRGLVAMTIEGFVGFLITILCQYNFLRKAQRVPVNSQPVEDDDVDVACERRRVLRGDADNDMLKIDNLTKVYKSRKMGRILAVDRLCLGVRPGECFGLLGVNGAGKTTTFKMLTGDESTTGGEAFIQGHSILRELLRVQQSIGYCPQFDALFDDLTAREHLELYTRLRGIPWKDEERVVQWALEKLELSKYADKPAGTYSGGNKRKLSTAIALIGYPSLIFLDEPTTGMDPKARRFLWNLILDIIKTGRSVVLTSHSMEECEALCTRLGIMVNGRFKCLGSIQHLKNRFGDGYMITVRTKTTASLKEVIRFFNRNFPEAILKERHHTKIQYQLKSENISLAQVFSKMEQVVEVLSIEDYSVSQTTLDNVFVNFAKKQSDNLEQQESSPSSAGQSPLQRLLSILRPRPTNTELNALVSEEPEELESDDDEGLISFEEERVQLSFNTDTLC, encoded by the exons GTTTTACTGTGGGAAGTGTCCTCAGGAACCAGTCGATGTTCCAGCAGTTCCTGATCAGAAACCTTTCCCTGCCAAACGACACCGCCAGCCTGCTGCTCTCCTCCCCGATCAACCTGAAAGAG GTGTATAATCTCATTTTTGGGACGTATCCTAAAGTGGGATCAAAGGTAGGAGAAAAAGATGAAGGACAGCATGAACCCCACAGTCCTGGAGAGAAGCTTGTACAGCTTGAG AAGCAGTTACTTGGAGGCTGGCGTAGTTTGGAGGGGGGTCTGATTCAGAAGGCATTGAGAGACCCAACCAAAGCTGCTCACCGTCAAGCTCTGCTCAAAGTCCTGTCCCAGGCTCTCGGGATTGCTGGAGGTGGAGGAGGTCAAAAATTTGATCCTCAAGCATTGCGTGAGATGGAG GGGATTCTGTTGACTGGTGCAGTGCTTGAAACCCTCACTTGTGGGGAAGGAGGGAACAGTGAGATAAGCAAAATCCTATTGGTCCCTGAGAAACAACAGGCAGTTTTACAGGCCTATCAAATGACTGTTTGTGGTGGAAGGGCGGAACAGAGGACGGAGCTGTTCGGGAAGTTAAGTGAAGAATTGAGAGATCAGATTGATACACAGAGAGTGTTTGATCAG TTGCGTCTGGAGCAGTCCAACATATCCGGTCTCTTGGATCAATCCCATCTCGGCGCTCTGCTGAAGAACCTGGAGGATGTAGAACGGCTCTTGAGGGATGTGGATTTGCTGTCAGGTCTGGCCAGACTGCTCCCTAAAGGGGCCTGTGCAGGCCACCAGCCTCCTCCTATAGCCAACACCACCTCTTGGAGCTCCAATACAACAACATGGGGTCCCAACACAACAGACAGCACTGTGGAGGAAGGAGAGGGGACTGCAGGAAATGAGGCAGAGGCTGAAAACCCTAGATCACAGTTTTCTGCCTTTGTTCAGCTGTGGGCAGGTCTTCAGCCCATTCTTTGTGGAAATAACAG GATTATTGAGCCAGAAGCTCTTAAACAGGGCAATATGAGTTCCTTGGGCTTTACCAGCAAAGAACAAAGAAACTTGGGATTACTTGTCCATCTCATGACTACAAATCCCAAAATCCTCTACTCTCCCATTGGCTCAGAGGTGGACAAGGTCATACAAAAG gCCAATGAGACATTTGCTTTTGTGGGTAATGTGACTCATTATGCCCGTGTGTGGCTCAACATCTCAGCTGAATTAAGGGCCTTCCTAGAGGAGGGTAAATTGCACAATCACCTGATGTGGCTCCAGCAG TTCATTGCAGACCTGAAGAAGCACCATGAACTGTTGAACGTCTCAGACAGTGAGCTGATGAACAGTCTGCTGGAGGAGAACTTCACCCTGCCAAACACAACCACTCTATTGGAGCAGCTTCACACCATTGATAATGCTGCCTGTGGTTGGACAAACTTCATGTCAAAG GTCAGTGTGGATATCTTCAGAGGCTTCCCTGATGAAGAGAGCATTGTCAATTACACACTGAACCAGGCCTACCGAGACAATGTCTCAGTCTTTGCAA GTGTGATTTTCCAGACCAATAAAGATGGATCTCTGCCACCCCATGTTATGTACAAGATTCGACAGAACTCCAGCTTCACagagaaaacaaatgaaatccgTCGAGCTTATTGGCGCCCTGGGCCGAACACGGGTGGCAAATTCTACTTCCTTTATGGCTTTGTGTGGATCCAAG ATATGATTGAGCGGGCAATCATCAACACATTTGTGGGCCATGATGTTGTTGAGCCTGGAAACTACGTGCAGATGTTTCCCTATCCATGCTACACTAGAGACGA TTTTCTGTTCGTTATCGAGCACATGATGCCTCTGTGTATGGTCATATCCTGGGTCTACTCTGTAGCCATGATGATCCAACACATTGTAGCAGAGAAGGAGCAAAGACTGAAAGAG GTGATGAAGATGATGGGCTTGAATAATGCAGTGCACTGGGTGGCTTGGTTCATCACAGGCTTCGTGCAGCTTTCGATCTCAGTGACGGCCCTCACTGCCATACTGAAATATGGCAAAGTCCTCCTCCACAGCGATCCCTTTATCATCTGGCTCTTCCTCACAATCTACGCCGTCGCCACCATCATGTTCTG TTTCCTTGTGTCGGTGTTGTACTCCAAAGCCAAACTGGCTTCAGCATGTGGAGGAATCATCTACTTTCTGAGTTATGTGCCATACATGTATGTGGCCATAAGAGAAGAGGTGGCTCATGACAAAATCACTGCCTTTGAGAAGTGCATAGCG TCTTTAATGTCTACCACAGCGTTTGGTCTGGGATCTAAGTACTTTGCCCTGTATGAAGTTGCTGGGGTTGGAATCCAGTGGCGTACTATCAACCAGTCACCTGTAGAGGGCGATGACTTTAACCTTCTGCTGTCTATGGTTATGCTCACCATTGATGCCATTGTATATGGTGTGTTGACCTGGTATATAGAGGCTGTGCATCCAG GGATGTACGGACTGCCCCGGCCATGGTATTTTCCCTTGCAGAAATCCTATTGGTTAGGAAGTGGCCGCATAGAGACATGGGATTGGCCGTGGGGTGGCAGCACCAGGCTAAGCGTGATGGAGGAGGACCAGGCTTGTGCTATGGAACACAGACGCTCAG AGGAAACTCGTGGAATTGAAGAAGAACCCAGTCACTTGCCGCTGGTGGTGTGCATAGACAAACTAACCAAAGTCTACAAGACGGGCAGCAAACTGGCCCTAAACAAGCTGAGCCTAAACCTGCATGAGAACCAGGTTGTCTCCTTCTTGGGACACAATGGGGCTGGCAAGACCACCACTAT GTCCATACTCACAGGATTGTTTCCACCCACCTCTGGCTCTGCCACCATATATGGCCATGACATCCGCACAGACATGGAGCGTATCAGGCAGAATTTGGGCATGTGTCCCCAGCACAATGTTCTGTTCGACAAGCTCAGTGTGGAGGAACATCTGTGGTTCTACTCGCGTCTGAAGGGCATGGCCGAGGAAGATATCCGGAAGGAGATGGACAA GATGATAGAGGATCTCGAATTGTCCAACAAACGTCACAGTCTGGTTCAGACTCTTTCTGGGGGGATGAAGAGGAAGTTGTCGGTGGCAATTGCGTTTGTAGGTGGGTCCCGGGCGGTGATTTTAGATGAACCCACAGCAGGAGTGGACCCGTATGCCCGTCGAGCAATCTGGGACCTCATCCTTAAATATAAACAAG GTCGCACCATCCTGCTCTCCACTCACCACATGGATGAGGCTGATTTGCTTGGAGACCGTATTGCCATCATCTCACATGGCAAACTCAAGTGCTGCGGTTCTCCCCTGTTCCTCAAGAGCACATATGGAGATGGCTACAAACTTACACTTGTCAAGAAACAGAGTGACTCACACACTGCAG ATCAGTCAAGCCAGTCTCCCGCTTCTTCCATATCTCCATGTTCAGAGAGCAGAGTCACACAGTTCATCCGTCAGTACGTTGCCTCCTGTCTGCTGGTGTCCGACTCCAACACTGAGCTCTCTTATGTCCTACCGTCTGAGGCTGTCAAGAAAGGCTGTTTCGAGAGGCTGTTTCAG GTTCTGGAGCAGAGTTTGGACAGTTTGGCCTTGACCAGCTTTGGTGTGATGGACACCACACTGGAGGAGGTCTTTCTGAAAGTATCAGAAGAAGATCTTTCACTGGAGAACAGCGATGCAG ATATGAAGGACTCTCCCGGCGGAGCGTCAGCTGGGAAGCCCTCTAATCTGTTAGGAGGGCCACAGTGTGAGGGGGCACCAGCTGCTACTGTGATCCGGCCAGAGGTGGAGCTCAGTAACCTGATGATGTGCTCCAGGCTGAGCCCAAGCCAAGCATCCTTACAGTCCGGCTCTTCTCTCGGCTCAGTGAGAGGGGATGAAGGGGGCCTTTATTCTGACTTCTATGGAGACTACTGCCCATTATTTGACAATGGCCAGGATCCTGACTCGGCCAGTCTCAGAG ATGAAGAGTCCTCTTCGGAGCCGACCATACACGAGGGCCAGGGCAGCTTTAAGCTTGAGGGCTGGTGGCTAAAACTCCGGCAGTTTCACGGGCTGATAGTGAAAAGGTTTCACTGCGCAAAGAGGAACACCAAGGGCATTTTCTCACAGATCCTGCTGCCTGCTTTCTTCGTCTGTGTGGCAATGACTGTAGCTCTATCAGTGCCTGAGATTG GTGACCTTCCTCCCCTGATGCTGTCTCCATCTCAGTATCACAACTACACACAGCCTCGTGGAAACTTCATCCCTTACGCCAATGAAGACAGGCTTCAGTACAG GAGTAAACTTTCTCCAGATGCCAGTCCACAGAGGATTGTTAACACCCTGCGTCTACCCTCTGGAGTTGGTGCGACGTGTGTACTGAAAACTCCCTTCAACAGCACTCTGGACCAACTGGCCCAAACCCTGAATCCATATGCCAACAACTCCAAAACCCTGGCGGCCCGCTACTTTGACTCTATGTGCCTGGATTCCTTCACACAGGGTGTGCCTTTATCAAATTTTGTGCCCCCGCCACCCTCTCCTGCCCCCTCAGATGACCCAGATGCACATTTTGAAGATGGCCTTTGGAACTACACTGCCGCTCCTCCCACGACTGTCCGAG AGATGGCAACGTCTCCCCCCACGCTGCCCTTGACCATCCGGGAGCCGGTACGCTGTATCTGCTCCATGCAGGGCACGGGCTTCTCCTGCCCCAGTGGAGTTGGGGGTCGACCGCCCCTTATGAAGGTAGTAACCGGAGACATCTTGGTGGACATCACAGGTCGCAACGTGTCTGAATATCTCCTGTACACCTCTGATCGTCTCAGATTACACAG ATATGGAGGCTTTACTGTAGGAAACATTCAGAAATCTGTCTCAGCATCCTTTGGGAGAAAAACACCACCTATGGTGCGCAAAATAGCAGTGAGGCGATCCTCTCAG GTGCTTTACAATAACAAAGGGTATCATAGTATGCCCACCTACCTAAATGTCCTGAACAATGCCATCCTCAGAGCCAATCTGCCCAGTAGTAAAGGAAACCCTGCTGCATACG GCATCACAGTGACCAATCATCCCATGAACAGAACCAGTGCCAGTCTTTCTCTGGATTATCT GCTCCAGGGCACTGATGTGGTTATTGCCATCTTCATCATTGTAGCCATGTCCTTTGTGCCAGCAAGCTTCGTAGTCTTCCTGGTAGCAGAAAAATCCACCAAGGCCAAACACCTGCAGTTTGTCAGCGGATGTGACCCTGTCACTTACTGGCTAGCAAACTACATATGGGACATG TTGAACTACCTGGTTCCAGCAACGTGCTGTGTCCTAATTCTGTTTGTGTTTGACCTTCCTGCGTACACGTCACCTACCAATTTCCCAGCAGtgctctctctcttcctccttTATGG CTGGTCTATAACCCCCATTATGTATCCAGCCTCTTTCTGGTTTGAGGTGCCCAGCACAGCTTATGTTTTCCTCATAGTCATCAATCTCTTCATTGGCATCACAGCCACGGTGGCCACTTTCCTCCTACAGCTGTTCGAGCGTGACAAG GATCTAAAGTTGGTAAACAGCTATCTGAAGTcctgttttctcatctttccCAACTATAACCTGGGTCATGGATTGATGGAGATGGCCTATAATGAGTATATCAATGAGTATTACGCCAAGATAG GCCAGTTTGATAAGGTGAAGTCTCCATTTGAATGGGACATTGTGACACGGGGACTGGTGGCAATGACCATTGAGGGTTTCGTTGGCTTTCTCATTACAATTCTGTGCCAGTACAACTTCCTCAGGAAAGCCCA GAGAGTGCCTGTCAACAGTCAGCCAGTTGAGGACGATGATGTTGATGTGGCCTGTGAGAGACGCAGAGTGCTGAGGGGAGATGCTGACAATGACATGCTGAAGATCGACAACCTAACCAAG GTGTACAAGTCTCGCAAGATGGGCCGGATCCTGGCAGTGGACCGTTTGTGTCTGGGGGTCCGTCCTGGGGAGTGCTTCGGGCTGCTGGGAGTGAATGGGGCAGGAAAGACCACCACCTTCAAAATGTTGACTGGAGATGAGAGCACAACAGGGGGAGAGGCCTTTATTCAGGGACACAG TATCTTGCGGGAGCTTTTACGCGTGCAGCAGAGCATCGGTTACTGCCCTCAGTTTGACGCTCTATTTGATGACCTGACTGCTCGAGAACATCTGGAGCTGTACACACGCCTCCGCGGCATCCCCTGGAAAGATGAAGAACGG GTGGTTCAGTGGGCTCTGGAGAAATTGGAGTTGTCCAAGTATGCTGACAAACCTGCTGGCACCTACAGTGGAGGCAACAAACGCAAACTCTCCACAGCTATTGCTCTGATTGGATATCCCTCACTCATCTTTCTG GATGAGCCCACCACAGGTATGGACCCAAAGGCTCGTCGTTTCTTGTGGAATCTGATTCTTGACATCATCAAGACCGGACGCTCTGTGGTGTTGACATCACACAG TATGGAGGAGTGTGAAGCCTTGTGTACGAGACTGGGCATCATGGTTAACGGCAGGTTCAAGTGCCTAGGAAGCATCCAGCATCTCAAAAACAG aTTTGGGGATGGATACATGATAACAGTGCGCACTAAGACCACCGCTAGCCTCAAGGAAGTGATACGGTTTTTCAACAGGAATTTTCCAGAGGCCATCCTAAAG GAGCGGCACCACACAAAGATTCAGTACCAGCTGAAGTCAGAGAACATCTCTCTGGCTCAGGTCTTTAGCAAAATGGAGCAGGTGGTCGAAGTGCTGAGCATCGAAGATTATTCCGTCAGCCAGACAACTTTGGACAAC gtcttTGTCAACTTtgcaaaaaagcaaagcgaTAACTTAGAACAGCAAGAAAGTTCCCCATCTAGTGCTGGTCAGTCACCACTGCAGCGGCTGCTCAGCATCCTCCGGCCGCGTCCCACTAACACAGAACTCAACGCCCTCGTAAGTGAAGAGCCAGAAGAACTTGAgagtgatgatgatgaaggaCTGATCAGCTTTGAGGAAGAGAGG GTGCAGTTGTCTTTTAATACGGACACTCTGTGCTGA